From a region of the Eulemur rufifrons isolate Redbay chromosome 7, OSU_ERuf_1, whole genome shotgun sequence genome:
- the CHDH gene encoding choline dehydrogenase, mitochondrial: MWCVLRGWRQGLLGLRGALAWGALGQQQPPGLRALASVDSQSRNEYSYVVVGAGSAGCVLARRLTEDPSEHVLLLEAGPRDLYAGSKRLLWKIHMPAALVANLCDDRYNWCYHTEPQPGLDGRVLYWPRGRVWGGSSSLNAMVYIRGHAEDYNRWHRQGAEGWDYTHCLPYFRKAQGHELGASRYRGGDGPLHVSRGKTNHPLHQAFLEAAQQAGYPLTEDMNGFQQEGFGWMDMTIHEGKRWSTACAYLHPALSRTNLRAEARTLVSRVLFEGTRAVGVEYVKNGQSHKAYASKEVILSGGAINSPQLLMLSGVGNADDLKKLGIPVVCHLPGVGQNLQDHLEVYVQQACTRPITLHSAQKPLRKVCIGLEWLWKFTGDGATAHLETGGFIRSQPGVPHPDIQFHFLPSQVIDHGRVPTQQEAYQVHVGTMRGTSVGWLKLRSANPQDHPVIQPNYLSTETDIEDFRLCVKLTREIFAQEALAPFRGQELQPGNHVQSDKEIDAFVRAKADSAYHPSCTCKMGQPSDPTAVVDPQTRVLGVENLRVIDASIMPSVVSGNLNAPTIMLAEKAADIIKGQPALWDKDVPVYQPRTLDTQR; the protein is encoded by the exons ATGTGGTGTGTCCTACGCGGCTGGAGGCAAGGGCTCCTGGGCCTGCGTGGAGCCCTGGCATGGGGAGCCTTGGGGCAGCAGCAGCCCCCGGGCCTTCGAGCTCTGGCCAGTGTGGATTCCCAGAGCAGGAACGAGTACAGCTACGTGGTGGTGGGTGCAGGCTCCGCGGGCTGCGTGTTGGCCAGACGACTCACAGAGGACCCCAGTGAGCATGTGCTGTTGCTGGAGGCCGGGCCCAGGGACTTGTACGCAGGGAGTAAGCGGCTCTTGTGGAAGATCCACATGCCTGCAGCCCTCGTGGCCAACCTGTGCGACGACAGGTACAACTGGTGCTACCACACGGAGCCGCAGCCAGGCTTGGATGGCCGGGTGCTATACTGGCCTCGCGGCCGAGTCTGGGGAGGTTCCTCGTCCCTCAATGCCATGGTCTACATCCGTGGGCATGCTGAGGACTACAACCGCTGGCACCGCCAAGGCGCTGAGGGTTGGGACTACACACACTGCCTGCCCTACTTCCGCAAGGCACAGGGCCACGAGCTGGGTGCCAGCAGGTACCGTGGCGGCGATGGCCCCCTGCACGTGTCCCGGGGCAAGACCAACCACCCACTGCACCAGGCATTCCTGGAGGCGGCACAGCAGGCCGGCTACCCCCTCACTGAGGACATGAACGGCTTCCAGCAAGAAGGCTTCGGCTGGATGGACATGACCATCCATGAAG GCAAGCGCTGGAGCACGGCCTGCGCCTACCTGCACCCAGCCCTGAGCCGCACCAACCTCAGGGCCGAGGCCCGGACGCTTGTGAGCAGGGTGCTCTTTGAGGGTACCCGTGCAGTGGGCGTGGAGTATGTCAAGAACGGCCAGAGCCACAAG GCTTACGCCAGCAAAGAGGTGATTCTGAGCGGAGGCGCCATCAACTCTCCGCAGCTGCTCATGCTCTCGGGTGTCGGGAATGCAGATGACCTGAAGAAACTGGGCATCCCTGTGGTGTGCCACCTGCCTG GAGTTGGCCAGAACCTGCAGGACCACCTGGAGGTATACGTTCAGCAGGCCTGCACCCGCCCCATCACCCTCCATTCGGCACAGAAGCCCCTGCGGAAGGTCTGCATTGGTCTGGAGTGGCTCTGGAAGTTCACAG GGGACGGAGCCACTGCCCATCTGGAAACGGGTGGCTTCATCCGCAGCCAGCCTGGGGTCCCCCACCCGGACATCCAGTTTCACTTCCTGCCGTCCCAAGTGATTGACCACGGGCGGGTCCCCACCCAGCAGGAGGCTTACCAG GTGCACGTGGGGACCATGCGGGGCACGAGTGTGGGCTGGCTCAAGCTGAGAAGTGCCAATCCGCAGGACCACCCCGTGATCCAGCCCAACTACTTGTCAACAG AAACAGACATTGAGGACTTCCGTCTGTGTGTGAAGCTCACCAGAGAAATTTTTGCACAGGAAGCCCTGGCTCCATTCCGGGGGCAAGAGCTCCAGCCAGGAAACCACGTTCAGTCAGATAAAGAGATAGATGCCTTTGTGCGGGCAAAAGCCGACAGTGCCTACCACCCCTCGTGCACCTGCAAGATGGGCCAGCCCTCCGATCCCACTGCCGTGGTGGATCCGCAGACCAGGGTCCTCGGGGTGGAAAACCTCAGGGTCATCGATGCCTCCATCATGCCCAGTGTGGTCAGCGGCAACCTGAACGCCCCCACGATCATGCTCGCGGAGAAAGCAGCCGACATTATTAAGGGACAGCCTGCACTGTGGGACAAGGACGTCCCTGTCTACCAGCCCAGGACCCTGGACACCCAGCGTTAA